A stretch of Desulfobacter hydrogenophilus DNA encodes these proteins:
- a CDS encoding phosphopantetheine-binding protein: protein MEKLISELKQKIVDTLGLTDVTPEDINEQDQLIGGPLGLDSIDVLEMVMMLENDYGVVIDNKELGETVFSTLDTLARYVNEHGKLGS from the coding sequence ATGGAAAAGCTGATTTCAGAACTGAAGCAGAAAATTGTCGACACACTGGGACTGACGGATGTAACACCCGAAGATATCAACGAACAGGACCAGCTGATCGGCGGTCCTCTGGGACTTGATTCCATTGATGTCCTGGAGATGGTCATGATGCTGGAAAACGATTACGGGGTTGTCATTGACAATAAAGAGCTCGGAGAAACCGTATTTTCGACACTTGATACCCTGGCCCGGTATGTTAACGAACACGGTAAATTAGGCTCATGA
- a CDS encoding hydroxymyristoyl-ACP dehydratase: MADPSDSGYELNEISMTEASVITAQCIVKSGSPWFDGHFPDNPIVPGIAQMNMVFDLMQQTMGPGLKLAGFKRVRFKQLIRPDTPMSVLIKPAGKTPNRFEYQLTADQKIVCTGFIDIHIDHTVRSPEQGNRI; encoded by the coding sequence ATGGCTGATCCAAGCGATTCCGGGTATGAGCTCAATGAAATCAGTATGACCGAAGCATCGGTTATTACAGCCCAGTGCATCGTTAAATCCGGCTCACCCTGGTTTGACGGACATTTCCCGGACAATCCCATTGTTCCAGGCATTGCCCAAATGAACATGGTTTTTGACTTGATGCAGCAGACAATGGGACCAGGCCTGAAACTTGCCGGATTCAAGCGGGTCAGATTTAAACAGCTGATCAGACCGGACACTCCCATGTCAGTTTTGATAAAACCTGCGGGGAAGACCCCGAATCGCTTTGAATATCAACTTACGGCGGACCAAAAGATTGTCTGTACTGGATTTATTGATATTCATATTGACCATACTGTCAGGTCTCCGGAACAAGGCAATCGCATATAA